From one Doryrhamphus excisus isolate RoL2022-K1 chromosome 9, RoL_Dexc_1.0, whole genome shotgun sequence genomic stretch:
- the cnga4 gene encoding cyclic nucleotide-gated cation channel alpha-4, with protein MILPIVYNWVIIVLRTCFTSIALSYLPVWLTLDYVSDLLYTADMLIAIRTGYLDQGIIIKDLNQLKKRYLHSKRFLRDLVSLLPTDLFYLVFGIETPMVRINRLLRTPRLNEALDRMETRTSYPNTFRISKLMIYIFVLIHWNACLYFALSNYIGFGSDGWVYPNITNPVFASTRRQYFYCFWFSAQIFTTVGDTPLPSREEAFLFMIADLLIAVLVFASIVGNVGNVITSLRDRDNVFFPNHELVKGYLRSHYINKELRQRIDNWYQHLHINKKIMRENEILQQLPVHLRTEIAVSVHLPTLSKVTIFQSCEKSLLEELVLKLTPQVFSPGEYVCRKGDVGHEMYIIKEGKLAVVADDGVTEFAVLSESNFFGEISILNIRGNKSGNRRTANIRSIGYSDLFSLSKEDLTDVLSEYPVAKRHLEEKGRQILTKMGMLDVGGGQEECTVEKVEVKISCLESVLDAMQTKLARLMAEAESSNRKMEARVMQLEWEVAARHNRSAEGEDGHDEGGQWRGLGVSENVVCEREEAEKHGG; from the exons GATACCTGGACCAGGGCATCATAATCAAAGACTTAAATCAGCTCAAGAAGCGCTACCTTCACTCAAAACGTTTTTTAAGGGATCTGGTGTCCCTGCTGCCCACTGACTTGTTCTACTTGGTTTTTGGCATCGAAACGCCCATGGTGAGAATAAACCGTCTTCTTCGGACACCGCGACTCAATGAGGCACTCGACCGCATGGAGACAAGGACGTCTTATCCCAACACCTTCCGCATCTCCAAACTCATGATCTACATCTTTGTCCTGATTCACTGGAATGCCTGTCTCTACTTTGCACTGTCCAACTACATTGGCTTTGGGAGTGACGGCTGGGTTTACCCCAACATCACCAATCCGGTGTTTGCCTCCACGCGCCGTCAGTACTTCTACTGTTTCTGGTTCTCGGCTCAGATCTTCACCACAGTCGGCGACACTCCACTACCGAGTCGGGAAGAGGCATTCTTGTTCATGATAGCCGACCTGCTCATTGCCGTGCTGGTGTTTGCGTCAATAGTTGGCAATGTCGGCAATGTCATCACCAGTCTGAGAGACCGCGATAATGTGTTTTTCCCCAATCACGAGCTG GTAAAAGGCTATTTGCGCAGCCATTACATCAACAAGGAGCTGAGGCAGCGTATCGACAACTGGTATCAGCACCTACACATCAACAAGAAGATCATGCGTGAGAATGAAATCCTGCAGCAGCTGCCCGTCCACCTGAGGACGGAGATTGCTGTGAGCGTTCACCTGCCCACTCTCTCCAAAGTCACTATCTTCCAGAGCTGTGAAAAGAGCCTGCTGGAGGAACTGGTGCTGAAGCTGACACCCCAG GTGTTCAGTCCCGGAGAGTATGTTTGCAGGAAGGGAGATGTGGGCCACGAAATGTACATCATTAAAGAAGGCAAACTGGCAGTAGTTGCAGACGATGGCGTTACTGAGTTTGCTGTGCTGAGTGAAAGCAATTTCTTTGGTGAAATTAGCATTCTCAACATTAGAG GTAACAAGTCGGGCAATCGCCGCACCGCTAACATCCGAAGTATCGGCTACTCTGACCTGTTCAGCTTGTCCAAAGAGGATCTGACAGACGTGCTTTCCGAGTATCCAGTAGCCAAGCGCCATTTGGAAGAGAAGGGGAGAcagatcctcaccaaaatgGGCATGCTGGATGTGGGTGGGGGGCAAGAGGAGTGCACTGTAGAGAAAGTGGAAGTGAAGATCAGCTGTCTGGAGAGCGTCCTGGACGCCATGCAAACCAAACTGGCTCGCCTTATGGCGGAGGCGGAGTCGAGCAACCGCAAGATGGAGGCCCGTGTGATGCAGCTGGAGTGGGAGGTGGCGGCTCGCCACAATCGGTCAGCAGAGGGTGAGGATGGCCACGATGAAGGGGGACAATGGCGAGGCTTGGGGGTCAGTGAAAATGTTGTGTGCGAGCGAGAGGAGGCCGAAAAGCATGGAGGCTGA